The Pyrus communis chromosome 8, drPyrComm1.1, whole genome shotgun sequence region GTGATTGCGCTGACCACTTCGACATCGAGAAGGCTAGGATTTTGCTCACTCACAACAATGGTGTGAAGGCCATGGCTCGCTACGCCAACCCCCTTGGGTTCATGAAGAAGGAGAGTACACCAGAGTGTGAGGCAGTTCTTAAGGAATTGTTCCCCGAGGAGACTGAAGATCAATGAAGTATATGATCATGTATAACTGAACTCTCCGTCCTCATTACAATGTAAACtacttaattatataatattcaTGGGAAGAAATTATAACCGTCCCAATATCTAATCATACACCAATTCTCtacaattttttacttttttggtatttaattttagaagaaattaaaaagaaaaaaaaaataacgtgGGAGTCGGAAATAGAAACACTCAATCAAACATGACCAAtaataggagaaattttttcagTGTGTTGGTCcatcataatacaattagttgaaaatatttttttatcaagttTCCAACCAATATTATTGCACTTGATGTACCGGAATATTCTttgcacattgaaaaatctctccaataataggtttaattttgatattagTGGACTAGttaatttgaacaaaaatgaCTGGAtgcttttatttatgtttttggttttggtttttataaTTACGATTTGTATACAAGCTTTCATGCGActcaaattcaaacattttatttttttccttcgtTTATTGATATACGAGAAAGATCGAACTTGTGGACGCCATTAATTAAACACTCGAATTAGGAATTTAATTGGGGGTGTTCTAGGATTTCACACTTTTTGTGCGACCGTCCGAGTTTGTTTTCTAATGTTATTTCCTTCCATTATATTATCTTCCGCTCTCTCTACATACATTGGTGTTGTAACAAACAAGCATTTGCTCTGCAATGTACATATAATTAGTTCACAAACATCGTAAAATATGATAACTACAAATTTGTTTACCATTAAAATACCGATCATCAATATCATTTTAGAAAAAGGACAACAGGGAAAAAAGTTTCTGATATATTCCTATCAAGTTATTATAACCACACaattttttgtgtttcttgTCATTCGTCGCTTAGGGTTTAACTCTCGGCATTTCGCAATCAATAAAATACCGATCCAAGCCTCAGAATTTTGCTAAATCTAGCAGTTGATCAAATCAGTGTTATTTGCCAATCAGAAAGGCCGACGAAACTTAAGCATGTTTGTATGTTTGAACGTGAGAATAATCTTTATGAGTTTCTGTACCTTTGCATGTAAAAAGTACACAGAACTTGCATGTATATGATATGTGAATGATGTGAAGGGAAGTCGAACTTTAGTGTTTGGATAATGAGGATGTGAtcgcacaaaaataaaaaatgagtgTGCAATAATCAATCATGTTCAGTTACCAAACAGATAGTGCTTGCGCCTCCTTCATGGAGCGACTTACTTGTTCTACAACTTACGATTAACGAATTTTTAACATCCGAACATCATAATTATAAtcgttcattttattttatcatcatctaaaaatcatatatgcaaaaagttattcaatttggagatttttgtcattcttatgcataAAATAAATAGACGGTTCATCATGAAAATGCTACTTGTTACCAAAACAGTTAATTGGTTTAACACATAATGATGACTAAAAGATCtagaaattgaatgattttttgcaaatatgtctttagataatgataaagagaatgaacatTCCAATTATGATATTCAGACAATAAAGATTCATTAATCATAAGTAAGGGACAAGTAAATCCTCATAAGAAGACACAAGCATTATCCTATTTATAATCACTCACCATAATCGTCTGCTCAACCCTTTTCCCATTGGTTCCAAATCATTTGGTTTATAAAATTTTTGTTTAGAAATTTAATCTCCTTAACAATACTCTTTTTTTAAGAGAACGGCTAGCAATTAGCCAAGATGGAgtcaaaatcttttttttttttttttttttccggtcaAAAGTCAAAATCATATACGTGAATTAACATAATCAAATGGTGGTCGGAACATAACGAGTCCTTTAATAAAATCACCAAAATAACCATCAAAACATCCTATACTTTTGTTTATGGATCACTTTTTGacaatttaaactttgaatcaaGTCGATCGATTATAAATTTTACAAGTGGTGAATTGCACGCAACCCTGTTATGTTTCAGGTTTCGTTAATGcaaattaaaatagaatatcACTTGTTCTAACATAACTATTTAACTAGTTTCcatccaaatgaaaaaaaaaaaaagttttaacgaaaagctcacgatactatttattttaacgaaaaatcacatttttacactaaaaaattaatcatgatactattcattttacattttatgttacccttatcattaaaacttttttataaaaaagaagTAACTAAACTGATTACTCGTTTACAAATTTATCGGGTTTGCAGAAAGCTCCTCAAAGCAGAAAACGAAAAGgataataaacaaattaaaaggaaaaaagatgAATAAAATAGAAGAGAATAATTTTATGAAAGAGAAAATAAAGGAGAAAGAATAATAAACAAGTCAAATcattcccttttttattttatttttcaaggaaataaAAAACACGTAAAATATTCGGAAACCGAGTGCTTTATTTTGATTACTTCTTCGTCCTAGtgagagaaaggaagaaaagccaTCTCTCTGTCTCTGCAAAACCCTCATTGCGTAGTCTGCAATCGACCTTCGAATGGCGAACAGTAATCTTCCCCGACGAATCATCAAGGTTCGCCCTTCAATCTTCTTGGCGATCCCTCTTTTAATTTACCTCCGACAGCTCTGTATGCGTCTCCTGAAACGAAAATTTAGGAAgtttgaattgttttttttttttttttgtgtgtggtaATTTCATCCAATATTTTTACTGTGATATGTGCCTCAAAAGATTCGatctttatcatttttttcataGAATTTCGTAGCAACCAAAtggggatttagggttttgttgttttgatttttgggtaattttttaacaatttttgcttttgggtttcTGATCCAACAGGAAACTCAACGTCTCCTCAGTGAACCTGGTAAGTGATTCATTCTTTCCCGCTAATTAGAGCTGGAGTTTGAAATTGTGGTTAAAGTTATTTTCGATTGTCTTGTAAAGCAATTCAAATGTGAGCTTGATAGTTTTTTTTAGGCTTTAGATGTAATATAAATTTGATAGTTTTGTTGGGGTTTTATTTCTAAAGGGTTATTTGCGGTTTCCTTACTATTTGATGCCGTGAAATGTGATTACAGCTCCGGGAATTAGTGCTTCACCGTCAGAAGACAATATGCGATATTTCAATGTGATGATCCTTGGCCCGACACAATCTCCTTATGAAGGTATATATAACAGGACTGACTTATTTGTGGAATACGTTATCCACGAAATCCATACCTGGTTGGTTATTATTGTTTGAAATCTTTTACTTGTTTGAGTAAATTTCAGAAAAATGCATCTACAGAAGGTttattgtttgaaaatttttttatatgcaCATAAATTTATAAGTTTGAGCTCTACCTTAGGATTACAAGCGTGATGGAACTCTGATTGGGGGAATGATGACTATTTATTGTTTGGATGATTGTGTTCGTGTTGTTTTATGTGAAAGTGAGGTGGAACAAATTAAGGACTCTGTTGTATGTCAGAGTATTTTTGAGGAATGACTAGGAGGTTGGATTGTTTTGTTGAGCCACATAGTGGTTAGTGATCGCTGAAGGTTTTCTATCTTTGAGATTATCGTTACTCTTGTGTACGAAAAGAGTCCATTTTCTAATGTAACAAGTGGGGTTCCCTGGGATTACATTGTGCTGAGGGGGCATAATCAATCTCCCTTGCAGTTTCTTTAggaagtatatatatatatatatatatatgaagtaaacaatcatcaaatgcaTGCAGCTAGGCCCAGCTAGACAATGTCATGGAGCGACTAGTGATTTTTGCAATATTCCCAAGGACTAAGTACAGCAAAAcaggaatgctttggatttaGTTGCAATGGATGGCTAGGAGGAGATCTTGCTACTAAGAAGGGCAGGCTAATTGAGGAGATGATGTAGTAATCATCCCTATAATTGGGGAGAGTTATATCTCACCTTGGCAAATTTGTATGTCGCTCATACTGTGGGAAAGTGTAGTCCATTTATGTACCGCCTGTCTATCTAATATGTGTTTGTTGGCCTGTTAGAGGGTTATAACATTGACGTCAAACAACTGTGTGTCAAGTACAATAAACCAAGCTAGATTATTGAAGATAGCCTTTCTAGCCAGTCACCACTCCGCTATTTTAAATATTAGCCAACCATCAATTTCAGTGTATACCACTGGAGAAAATTTCTCTTTACATTTGTGCCAAGTGACAGTATACTTTGATTTGTTTCAGCTTGAGAGAAATGATAGCCTTATTTATTCTTATATGCTGTTATATTTGCCACTTGGTTACTACAGTTTATACTCTTAGTCAGAAACATAACTATCAAATGTCAGTTTTAGGAATGTAatatgggttaacatggctcctTTTTCTTGTTATTCCTATGTTTTCTTTTCCGTCACTTACCAACATAATTGGTAGATTTAACAtcatatattttgtttcttttcaggAGGAGTTTTCAAGTTGGAACTCTTTTTGCCTGAAGAATATCCAATGGCTGCTCCAAAGGTACTTTGATTTGAAGTCATTTTTCAGTATTACAATCTCAAACAGCTAAAAGATTGAGGGAGAGTATGaaataaaacatttcaattgaCAGAAGCACTTTTAATTCTTGCTTCAGATATCTGGAGTTATACCCTTATTTGATGAAATGGGTTTTATCTTCACAGTTTTTGTTCCTCGGTTGTGATGGATTTCATCATAGTTTTGTTTCATTCGTATGATTCTCTCATTGTGCAATCTGATGACACTTTATGAGGTTCTGTGCTTTTCTGTTATGTGCGGTTTTTGCCTACAGTAGCTGTATGTGTTTTGAGAACTTTTCTGAAACAGGGTAGTCTTTTAAAGCCAGGTATTCTATTTACTGATGACAAATTGTTGTTTGGTATGTGTGTATATAATGCATTTGGGGGTGGATCTTTAGGATCTCAGAGGCAATTCTTAATGTTGCAAAAGATAAAGAAGTTAAATAGCTGAAGTCATTTGGCTTTTAtgaataaatattattttttatttgacacTTTTTTGACTACTGTGATTCTTATTGTTAATGATTTATGGACTGGAatactttcaaattttattgaatATATTGCAAGTATTGATGATGATAGAACATTAGTTAATAGTTTTGCATGGATGGTGTTTtagattaataaaaaaaacatattctaaGAATAATTTGCATATTTTCATCTTTACTGGCAAATGTTGTCAATTGTGGCATGCTCACATAGGTGACATTTGGTAGTGTGCGGTTGAATAGTTTGCTGGCCTTTCCCAACATGGTACCTGAAATTGTTAGACTTCCTAAGGCAACTCGTTGTCGTTGTTTATTGATTTTGCATGTGTAAGGATGTGGATTTGGTCTTGCAGTGTAAGGCTCCTGTTTTTCTTCCTTAAGCATGCCCCCAGACGTCCGAACATTCTTTATTTTATGTTGATCAagtaatcattttgtttttccgTTGTATCAGGTTCGATTTCTCACCAAAATTTATCATCCTAACATTGACAAGGTAGGCTGTGCATATGGTTTTTCCCCCATTCGTCACTTTCAAAGTTTCCCCAAATAATTTCATGCCTTTTATGCACGGTTTTCTTAATCCAGCTGGGAAGGATATGCCTAGATATTTTGAAAGATAAGTGGAGTCCTGCTCTCCAGATTCGAACTGTACTTTTGAGGTATTATGCTTTCATATTGTCTTTGTCGTAAATCTATACCTGTTCCGTGATCAAAACAAAACCATACATCTGTGTGTATCACAGGGTAAAATATCACTATAACTTTTAGTGAAAGTTCATACTCCTGTAATGTATggttaattctttttttttatattggagTCCATAtcctttttaagttaaaattgaaACTGAATTATCGACAACGTTGCTATCATTTTTTCCCTAGTATTCAGGCACTTTTGAGTGCCCCAAACCCCGATGATCCACTCTCAGAGAACATCGCAAAGCATTGGAAATCAAATGAGGCCGAAGCTGTTGAAACAGGTGTGTTGATCGCTCGCTTGTCTTACTACTGGTTTCCCCCAGCTTACCTATTATTTGAATGTCAATCAACAACGTTGAAGCTAATGCATTCTTCCTTGATCCGTGCAGCCAAGGAATGGACCCGTTTATATGCAAGCGGTGTGTAATGGCATGGTAAAGGTTCATCGTTCCTTAAAATAACATTACTGCAATGTACGCTGTTCACTGTCATTTTAAAATGGAAATTTGGATGAATTGATGTTTGGAATATTGGAAGTTTAATGTTCGCAAGCTACCGTTTGCTTCCTGATAATTGTTCCACTTCTTTCGGAAGCTTGTCTGTGAACCTGTATGATCAAGGATTATCACCGGTCTCAAACGACGACTGTGGGGTTTTTTTGAGACACTCCAGGTATGGATTTCTGTTTATCAATATTGTGAATATTTCTTTCTCGTTTTCCTATGTTTGAAGTACTATTCCCTATCGGGTATGTCTGCAATTTATTGTTGTCTTTTCGGTTGCTTGGATTAGATTGGATCATAAACCTCATTGCACGTTAGATAAAATTTCACTTCTAAACCATAACGAGTAATTAGACGTGAAGGAAATTTGTCGGTCACGCGTAATCCATCTTCTAAAGTAATGTTTGTTTTCGTCATGTCTTTCTTTAACCTACTACATTTAGCAATCCAATTTAGTCGAATTCGAAGCACCAAGAGCCCGCGGATTCTAACCCTTAGAAGGAGATAAAGTTTACAATCTTTCGTATCCTTTGTCTCTCTCGTCACATATGATGTGTTATGCCAATCAAATGGGTGATTCAAATCAAATGATCGACTTTAGACATGATGCGTATTGGGCCTGGATGTAGCGGACTCGATGGGCTTAAGCCTTGTGTAcgttttgtgttatttgagttTGGGCCTCCAACATACCAAAAGGAGAAAACGAAAGCAAAATTGAAATTTctaccaaaaacaaccaaagaCCAATAAGACTAGGCGTGTACTATCCACACTACTTCTTACCCATTCCTAGTAATTTTAGATCGTCAGATCGAATGAGTTGAATAAgattaaatgacaaaaattaaaatagagtGTGAATGAAGTGAAAAATGGGTGGATGGGTGGATAGCACCGCCCCAAAACTAAGGGTTGTCCCCCGAAAGTCTATCTCGTTAATATATTTGTATTCAACCGCGGTCGTTCATCATTCGTCTTAAAGACTTTAATATATGCCCTCTTTTAGCAAAGTCAAAACTATTGTCACTAGATCGAATGATTGcagaaaatttgtgaaaaaggCGAGAAAGATAAGGGGTGGCATTACAATAAATGAAACTATACAAACGAAAGAAGAATGTAAGATAGATCGTACTTGGGTGTAAATGGTCACATCGACTCTTTTATGTACTGGACGAACTCACATAGCAATCAAAACTTGAAAACATCCACAAAACGACATGGTTTTCAACCCACAGTTTCCTTGGGATTAGATCGCAAGGAACTCTGGCCACAATTTTTCCGTATTGAGTTCCACTGCTGCTGCTCATTTTACGGCCCTAA contains the following coding sequences:
- the LOC137742057 gene encoding ubiquitin-conjugating enzyme E2 35 — encoded protein: MANSNLPRRIIKETQRLLSEPAPGISASPSEDNMRYFNVMILGPTQSPYEGGVFKLELFLPEEYPMAAPKVRFLTKIYHPNIDKLGRICLDILKDKWSPALQIRTVLLSIQALLSAPNPDDPLSENIAKHWKSNEAEAVETAKEWTRLYASGV